The following proteins come from a genomic window of Cervus canadensis isolate Bull #8, Minnesota chromosome 3, ASM1932006v1, whole genome shotgun sequence:
- the STARD3NL gene encoding STARD3 N-terminal-like protein, protein MNPLPEDMENILTGSQSSHASVRDIHSINPTQLMARIESYEGREKKGISDVRRTFCLFVTFDLLFVTLLWIIELNVNGGIENTLEKEVVQYDYYSSYFDIFLLAVFRFKVLILAYAVCRLRHWWAIALTTAVTSAFLLAKVILSKLFSQGAFGYVLPIISFILAWIETWFLDFKVLPQEAEEENRLLIVQDASERAALIPGGLSDGQFYSPPESEAGSENEAEEKQDSEKPLLEL, encoded by the exons ATGAACCCCCTGCCAGAAGACATGGAGAATATTCTCACGGGGAGTCAGAGCTCACACGCTTCTGTGCGCGACATCCACTCCATCAACCCCACGCAGCTCATGGCCAGGATCGAGTCCTatgaaggaagggagaagaaaggcaTATCTGATGTCAGGAGgactttctgtttgtttgtcaCCTTTGACCTCTTATTTGTAACATTACTGTGGATAATAGAGTTAAAT GTGAATGGAGGTATTGAGAACACGTTAGAGAAAGAGGTGGTGCAGTATGACTACTACTCTTcttattttgatatattt ctTTTGGCAGTTTTTCGATTTAAAGTGTTAATACTTGCATATGCGGTGTGCAGACTGCGCCATTGGTGGGCCATAGCG TTGACGACAGCAGTGACCAGTGCCTTTTTATTAGCAAAAGTGATCCTCTCAAAG CTTTTCTCACAAGGGGCTTTTGGCTATGTGCTGCCCATCATTTCCTTCATCCTTGCCTGGATCGAAACATGGTTCCTGGACTTCAAAGTGTTACCTCAAGaggcagaagaagaaaaca GACTCTTGATAGTTCAGGATGCCTCGGAGAGGGCCGCGCTGATACCTGGGGGTCTTTCTGATGGTCAGTTTTATTCTCCTCCTGAATCTGAAGCAG GATCTGAAAATGAAGCTGAAGAAAAGCAGGACAGTGAAAAACCACTTTTAGAACTATGA